GTCATCCGTCGAGTCGAAGCGGCGCCCGGTGTCGGCGTCCTCCAGCCGGCGGATCGCCTCGAGCACGGTCGCTTCCACCGCGAAGCGCAGGCTGGCCAGGCGCCCGACGACGCGCTGCACCAGCGGTTCCTCGCGCGGCACCGAGTTGCCGGGAATCCCGAACGTCCGCGTGCGCGGCTGCACGAACGAAATCGCGTCGCGCAACACCGCCCGCGCGATCCCGGCCAGCGACGCGAGCAGGATGCCCTGGTACAGCCCGGTCGTGTAGGCGAGCGGGCGGATCCGGTCGCTCTCGTCCCACGGCAGCACGTGCGCCGGGTCGATCTCGACGTCCTCGAAGACGGTGGTGCCGCTGCCGGTGAGGCGTTGGCCGAAGCCGTCCCAGTCATCGATGCGGGTGACCCCGGGCGCCTCGGCGGGCACCGCGAACGCCACGAACTCGTCACCCAGCTTGCCGCCCGACCAGATCCAGTCGGCGAACAGGGTGCCGGTGCTGTAGTATTTGCGTCCGTTCAGCAGCAGCCGGCCATCGACCTCGGTCAACGTCGTCGACTGCGTGCTGGAGTCCGAGCGCTCCGCCTGCGCGTTGCCGAACAGGATCTCGCGCCGCGCGATCCGGGTCAGCCACTCGGTGCGCTGCGCCGACTCCGGCATCGCCCGCTGCGTCTCCACGAACGCCACGTGCCCGCGCAGCAACTGCGGCAGGTTCGAGTCGGCCTCCCCCAGTTCGATCAGCAGCCGGAACAAATCTTCCAACCGGATGCCGCGACCGCCGAACTCGACGGGAACCCGCAGCGCCCCGAACCCGGCTTCCCGCAGCCAGCGCACCTCCTCGTACGGAAGTGCCCCGACATCCTCCCGCTCCACCGCACCCGCGGCGATGCGGTTGATGGTCGGCCGGAAGGTGACGGCGATGTCGTCGTAGCTGGTCATGATGCCTTCTCCTCAAGATTGCGAATGGTCGCAGAGCCAGCGCCGGAATCCGCCCCATCCAAGTTCGCCCCACCGCGATATCGCGCCCCGTGGTGCTCCTCGAACAGCCGGGTGTTGCCGGCGCCGAACAGCCGCTCCCGGAACGTCGACTCCTCATACGCCGTGCGGTACAGCCCGCGCCGTTGCAGCTCGGGCACCACGTACTCGATGAAGTCCTCCGCGGTGCCCGGGGTGAGGAACTGCCGCAGGTTGAAACCGTCAAGCCCCGTGGCATCTACCCAGCCCTCGATCGCGTCGGCCACCTGCACCGGCGACCCGGCCGCGTAGAACGGGCCGCGGTCGAACCGGGTGACGGCGTCGAGTGCCTGCCCGACCGTGGTGGTGTCGGTGTAGAACCGCCGACCGGACTGCGCGTTGTCCCGCCCGGCCTTCGCCTCGGCGGCGAGGATGTCGCGGATCAGCGCGTTCTTCGGATACGCGGCCAGGTCGATGCCCGACCCGCCAGCGTGCGCCAGGTACCCCTCGGCGCTAGAGAGTTGCCTGAATCGAGCGGCCTTGCGTTCCGCGTCATCCTGATCCCGACCGACAATGATCACCGCGCTGGCGTAGGTCTTGATGTGCTCAGGCTTGCGGCCGAGCAGTTCGGCCTGCCGGCGGATGTCGGCGATGTTCTCCCGGTACACGTCGAGGTCGCGGCCGCCCACGAACACGCCCTCCGCGTGCTTCGCGGCGAAGGCGCGGCCTCGGTCGGAGGAGCCGGCCTGGAAGATCACCGGGGTGCGCTGTGCCGACGGCTGCGACAGGTGCGGGCCGGCCACCTGGAAGTTCGGGCCGACGTGGTTGATGTAGCGCACCTTCGCCGGGTCGGTGTAGACGCGAGCGTCGCGGTCCTGGATCACCGCGTCGTCATCCCAGGAGCCCTCCCACAGCTTGTACAGCACGTCGAGGTACTCGTCGGCGATGCCGTAGCGGTCGTCGTGGGCGACCTCGTCGGCGAGGCCGAAGTTGCGGGCGGCGTTCGGCAGGTAGGAGGTGACCACGTTCCAGCCGAAGCGGCCCTTGGTGAGGTGGTCGAGGGTGCTCGCCCGGCGGGCGAACGCGAACGGCGGCTCGTAGGTGGTGGAGAAGGTGGCCGCGAAGGCGAGGTGCTTGGTGACCGCCGCCATCGCCGGGATCACCAGCAGCGGGTCGTTCGACGGGATCTGCACCGCCTCGCGCAGCGCCGTCTCCGGCCCGTTGCGGTAGCCGTCGTAAGTGCCGATCACGTCGGCGAGGAACACCGAGTCGAACAGCCCCGCCTCCAGCAGCTTGGCCTGCTCCACCCAGAACTCGAGGTCGTTGAAGCGGTGCCGGGTGTTCGCCGGGTGCACCCAGAGGCCGTGCGAGATGTGCCCGACGGTGTTCATTTCGAACAGGTTGAAGCCGATGTGCCTGGTCATGCAGCCGAGCCTCCCCCGGCCGCCCCGCGGCGGGCAATTGTTACGTCACGCGAAGTCACATGACGAAACAAGCTCGCCAATCGCGCTCCGGCGTCGCTACCTTCGCAACCACGCCAATCCGGCACTCGCATTCCCCGACTCACGAAGGCATTCACATGGCACACGAGAACACACCACCTGCGGCGGCTCCCGTCCTCCCGGAACGCAAGAAGAACAAGACCGGCCTGATCGCGGGCATCGCGATCGCGGCTGTCGCGGTGATCATCGCGGCCGTGCTGATCGTGCCGAGCTGGTTCAGTTCGAACGCGGCACCCGCGGGTGCTGCCGGCGCGGACGAGCCGGTCACCGTGACCATCGGCACCACCGACGCCAGCCAGCCGCACTGGAAGGTGCTCGGAGAGCTGCTGCTCGAGGAGGGCATCAAGCTCGAGCTGATCAACTTCACCGACTACCCGCTGCCGAACCCGGCGCTCGCGGCCGGCGAGACCGACCTGAACGCGTTCCAGCACCTCGACTACCTGTCGAACCACAACGTGGCCACCGGCGACGACCTGCAGCCGATCGGTTCGACCATCATCGTGCCGCTGCCGCTGTACTCCGAGAAGTGGGGCTCCGTTGAGGAGATTCCGGATGGCGGCCAGATCGCCATCCCGAACGACCCGAGCAACCAGGCCCGTGCCCTCGGTGTGCTCGAGGCCGCCGGCCTGATCACCCTCGACGGCAAGGAGAAGGTTCCCACCCCGGCGAACATCGACGCCGCGAAGTCCCGCGTCACGGTGATCCCGGTCGAGGCGTCCCAGACGCCCGCCGCGCTGCAGTCCGCCGACGGCGCGATCATCAACAACAACTTCTCGAAGGATGCCGGCATCGACCCGGCGAGCGCGCTGTACTTCGTGGACCCCAACGACGCGAAGAGCTGGCCGTACCTCAACATCATCGCCGCCCGCGCCGATGACATCGACAACGAGACCTACCTCAAGGTTGCCGAGCTGTACCACACGAAGGCCGTCACCGACCTGGTCATCGAGCAGTCCGGCGGCAGTGCCGTGGTGATCGAGCTCGACGCCGAGGAGCTGCGCGAGCGTCTCGCCTCCATCGAGGAAGAGAAGCGCGCCGCCCAGTAGCGGAGTGCGAACGGACGTCGCGGACCCGGTGCTGGGTCCGCGACATCCGCAGTCCCACCCATGCACGTCACCTGAGGACCGGAGCTTATGCCCGACATCATCGAACCCCAGAGCATCATCCAATTCCACGGCGTCACGAAGACCTTCGACACCCCGAACGGCCCCGTGACCGCAGTCGACAGCGTCGACCTGAGCATCACCCAGGGCGAGATCTTCGGCATCATCGGATACTCCGGCGCCGGCAAGAGCACCCTGGTGCGGCTGATCAACGGCCTCGAACGCATCAGCAGCGGCCGGGTCAGCGTCGACGGGGTCGACATCAGCAGCATCCCGGAGTCAAAACTGCGCCCGGTGCGCGCCCGGATCGGCATGATCTTCCAGCAGTTCAACCTGTTCCGGTCGCGCACCGTGGCCGGCAATGTCGCCTACCCGCTGCGGGTGGCCGGCTGGCCCAAGGACAAGCGCAACGCCCGGGTGGCCGAGCTGCTGCAGTTCGTCGGCCTGCTGGAGCGGGCGCACTCCTACCCCGACCAGCTCTCCGGCGGGCAGAAGCAGCGCGTGGGCATCGCCCGCGCCCTCGCCACCTCGCCGCGGATCCTGCTCGCCGACGAGTCCACCAGCGCGCTCGACCCGGAGACCACCCAAGACGTGCTGGCGCTGCTGAAGAAGGTGAACCGCGAGCTCGGCATCACCATCGTGGTGATCACCCACGAGATGGACGTGGTGCGGCAGATCGCCGACCGCGTCGCTGTGCTCAATGAGGGCCGCGTGGTCGAGCAGGGCAGCGTCTACGAGGTGTTCTCCAACCCGCAGACCCGCACCGCGCACCGCTTCGTCAGCACCGTGCTGCACGACACCCCCGCCGACGGCGACCTGAACCGCCTGCGCCGGGAACACACCGGCCGCATCATCAGCGCCGCCGTCGCCGACGGCAACAAGGTGGGATCGGTGCTGTCGGATGCCGGTGCCCACGGTGTGCGGTTCGAGATCATCTTCGGCGGCATCAGCACCCTGCAGGGCCGCTCGTTCGGCTCGCTCACGATCGAACTGATCGGGCCGGATGTCGGAGTCGACGCGGTCATCGATGAGCTGCGCCGCGTCACCACCGTCGACGAGCTCGAAGAGCTCGCCCTGCTCGAGGAGGTTTCCGCATGACCGTCCGCACCGAGGGCTGGGAGTGGGACTGGCACACGCCGCTCGCCCTGGACGCCGTCACCGACACGCTCTACATGGTGTGCCTCACCCTGCTGATCGGCGGCGGGCTCGGTCTGGTGCTCGGGCTGGCGCTGTACACCAGCCGGGCGGGGGCGATCCTCGAGAACCGGTGGGTTTTCGGCATCCTGAACTTCCTGGTCAATATCGTGCGACCGATCCCGTTCGTGATTCTGCTGGTGGCGGTGGCGCCGCTGACCAAGCTGATCGTCGGCACGTTCCTCGGCACGACCGCCGCGGTGGTGCCGCTGGCGATCGCGACGGCGTTCGGGTTCTCCCG
This Salinibacterium sp. ZJ450 DNA region includes the following protein-coding sequences:
- a CDS encoding LLM class flavin-dependent oxidoreductase; translation: MTRHIGFNLFEMNTVGHISHGLWVHPANTRHRFNDLEFWVEQAKLLEAGLFDSVFLADVIGTYDGYRNGPETALREAVQIPSNDPLLVIPAMAAVTKHLAFAATFSTTYEPPFAFARRASTLDHLTKGRFGWNVVTSYLPNAARNFGLADEVAHDDRYGIADEYLDVLYKLWEGSWDDDAVIQDRDARVYTDPAKVRYINHVGPNFQVAGPHLSQPSAQRTPVIFQAGSSDRGRAFAAKHAEGVFVGGRDLDVYRENIADIRRQAELLGRKPEHIKTYASAVIIVGRDQDDAERKAARFRQLSSAEGYLAHAGGSGIDLAAYPKNALIRDILAAEAKAGRDNAQSGRRFYTDTTTVGQALDAVTRFDRGPFYAAGSPVQVADAIEGWVDATGLDGFNLRQFLTPGTAEDFIEYVVPELQRRGLYRTAYEESTFRERLFGAGNTRLFEEHHGARYRGGANLDGADSGAGSATIRNLEEKAS
- a CDS encoding methionine ABC transporter ATP-binding protein, encoding MPDIIEPQSIIQFHGVTKTFDTPNGPVTAVDSVDLSITQGEIFGIIGYSGAGKSTLVRLINGLERISSGRVSVDGVDISSIPESKLRPVRARIGMIFQQFNLFRSRTVAGNVAYPLRVAGWPKDKRNARVAELLQFVGLLERAHSYPDQLSGGQKQRVGIARALATSPRILLADESTSALDPETTQDVLALLKKVNRELGITIVVITHEMDVVRQIADRVAVLNEGRVVEQGSVYEVFSNPQTRTAHRFVSTVLHDTPADGDLNRLRREHTGRIISAAVADGNKVGSVLSDAGAHGVRFEIIFGGISTLQGRSFGSLTIELIGPDVGVDAVIDELRRVTTVDELEELALLEEVSA
- a CDS encoding acyl-CoA dehydrogenase family protein, with the translated sequence MTSYDDIAVTFRPTINRIAAGAVEREDVGALPYEEVRWLREAGFGALRVPVEFGGRGIRLEDLFRLLIELGEADSNLPQLLRGHVAFVETQRAMPESAQRTEWLTRIARREILFGNAQAERSDSSTQSTTLTEVDGRLLLNGRKYYSTGTLFADWIWSGGKLGDEFVAFAVPAEAPGVTRIDDWDGFGQRLTGSGTTVFEDVEIDPAHVLPWDESDRIRPLAYTTGLYQGILLASLAGIARAVLRDAISFVQPRTRTFGIPGNSVPREEPLVQRVVGRLASLRFAVEATVLEAIRRLEDADTGRRFDSTDDARYSAALIAVFEAQQVVIDLVLQASTLLFEVGGASAVSIDRRLDRFWRNARTIASHNPAIYREQAIGDYYLNGTLPRTAAQVLRSESAGVESAASAFKPAPVG
- a CDS encoding MetQ/NlpA family ABC transporter substrate-binding protein — its product is MAHENTPPAAAPVLPERKKNKTGLIAGIAIAAVAVIIAAVLIVPSWFSSNAAPAGAAGADEPVTVTIGTTDASQPHWKVLGELLLEEGIKLELINFTDYPLPNPALAAGETDLNAFQHLDYLSNHNVATGDDLQPIGSTIIVPLPLYSEKWGSVEEIPDGGQIAIPNDPSNQARALGVLEAAGLITLDGKEKVPTPANIDAAKSRVTVIPVEASQTPAALQSADGAIINNNFSKDAGIDPASALYFVDPNDAKSWPYLNIIAARADDIDNETYLKVAELYHTKAVTDLVIEQSGGSAVVIELDAEELRERLASIEEEKRAAQ
- a CDS encoding methionine ABC transporter permease, whose protein sequence is MTVRTEGWEWDWHTPLALDAVTDTLYMVCLTLLIGGGLGLVLGLALYTSRAGAILENRWVFGILNFLVNIVRPIPFVILLVAVAPLTKLIVGTFLGTTAAVVPLAIATAFGFSRIVEQNLVTIEPGVIEAARAVGAGPWRIILTLLVPEALGPLILGFTFVFVAVVDMTAVAGIVGGGGIGDFALAYGHQRWNQEVVWISVAVIVVIVQLVQLLGNKLARKALRH